Proteins encoded in a region of the Elusimicrobiota bacterium genome:
- the yhcG_1 gene encoding putative nuclease YhcG, with translation MKKNSRQHKTHALSRQTDALYQNIRSVLENARSATYHAINTTMVQAYWQVGRLILEHEQGGKSRAAYGQTVLEELSRRLSDEFGRGFDVTNLRKMRQFYRMFEIRDTARLELTTGKRDAPRLKSSQGTIRHMVCDELGWSHYRLLMQVENPTAREWYMKEAANQRWSSRQLDRQISVLYYERLLSSRKKVPVRKEAKEKLAAIEPERFIRDPYVLDFLDLKDYPALRESKVEQAIINNLGSFLLELGKGFSFVARQKRMRFENEDFYVDLVFYNYMLRCFVLIDLKVGKLTHQDIGQMDSYVRMFDAHAKPSGDNPTIGLILCSQKNEAVAKYSVLAENRRLFAAKYLPQLPTEKELSRELERERALIESRAKEFTQSKQKSRRKRT, from the coding sequence ATGAAGAAAAATAGCAGACAACATAAAACGCACGCGCTTTCCCGGCAGACCGATGCTCTCTATCAAAATATTCGCTCCGTATTGGAGAACGCGCGATCTGCTACATACCACGCAATCAACACCACCATGGTGCAGGCCTATTGGCAAGTAGGGAGATTGATCTTAGAGCATGAACAAGGCGGCAAGAGCCGCGCCGCATATGGGCAGACGGTACTTGAGGAATTGTCTCGTCGACTCTCAGATGAGTTCGGCCGGGGTTTTGATGTGACCAACCTCCGGAAAATGCGGCAGTTCTACCGCATGTTTGAGATTCGAGACACAGCGCGTCTCGAATTGACCACCGGAAAACGAGACGCACCGCGTCTCAAATCTTCACAGGGGACAATTCGTCACATGGTTTGTGATGAATTGGGTTGGAGCCACTATCGTTTACTGATGCAGGTGGAAAACCCAACGGCTCGGGAATGGTACATGAAGGAAGCGGCCAATCAGAGATGGTCGAGCCGTCAGTTGGATCGGCAAATATCGGTTCTTTACTATGAGCGATTGCTCTCGAGCCGTAAAAAAGTACCTGTGCGCAAAGAAGCAAAAGAGAAGCTGGCCGCAATAGAGCCGGAACGGTTTATTCGCGATCCCTATGTGCTCGATTTCCTTGATCTTAAGGATTACCCTGCCCTTCGTGAATCAAAAGTGGAACAAGCCATTATCAACAATCTGGGGTCATTTTTGCTCGAACTTGGCAAAGGGTTTTCCTTCGTCGCTCGGCAAAAACGCATGCGCTTCGAGAACGAAGATTTTTACGTTGATCTCGTTTTCTACAATTACATGCTCCGTTGTTTCGTCCTAATCGACCTCAAGGTCGGTAAGCTCACGCATCAAGACATCGGCCAAATGGATTCCTACGTGCGGATGTTCGATGCCCACGCAAAACCATCAGGCGACAATCCAACCATTGGGCTGATTCTCTGCTCCCAAAAAAATGAAGCGGTTGCAAAATATTCCGTGCTGGCGGAAAACCGCCGACTGTTTGCGGCCAAATACTTACCACAGCTTCCAACAGAGAAAGAACTGAGTCGAGAACTCGAACGCGAGCGAGCGCTGATTGAATCGCGAGCGAAAGAATTCACACAATCCAAACAAAAGTCTCGACGCAAACGAACATGA